A genomic stretch from Anas platyrhynchos isolate ZD024472 breed Pekin duck chromosome 25, IASCAAS_PekinDuck_T2T, whole genome shotgun sequence includes:
- the TIRAP gene encoding toll/interleukin-1 receptor domain-containing adapter protein isoform X2 yields the protein MAARSSSSSAGTAMPRAGRPAAVDISSSGSARWAKSYDVCICHSEVDLEFVEELVSYLESQPQSFRCFLQLRDAMAGSAIMTELCDAVQNSHCWVMLITPSFLQDPWCKYQMHQALAEAPMANGRTIPVLKDIDRKDYPRELRNLYYISTVLKENSFRQIRDTVLHYLEELCRSSASGTEQ from the exons ATGGCTG ccaggagctccagctcctccgccGGCACTGCCATGCCTCGGGCTGGCCGCCCGGCAGCAGTGGACATCAGCAGCTCGGGCAGTGCCCGCTGGGCCAAGAGCTACGACGTGTGCATCTGCCACAGTGAGGTGGACCTGGAGTTTGTGGAGGAGCTGGTGTCCTACTTGGAGAGCCAGCCCCAGAGCTTCCGCTGCTTCCTCCAGCTGCGGGACGCCATGGCAGGCAGTGCCATCATGACGGAGCTGTGCGACGCCGTGCAGAACAGCCACTGCTGGGTGATGCTCATCACCCCCAGCTTTCTCCAGGACCCCTGGTGCAAGTACCAGATGCACCAGGCGCTGGCTGAGGCCCCGATGGCCAATGGGCGCACCATCCCCGTGCTGAAGGACATCGACAGGAAGGACTACCCCAGGGAGCTGCGAAATCTTTACTACATCTCCACGGTGCTCAAGGAGAACAGCTTCAGGCAGATCAGAGACACTGTCCTGCACT ACCTGGAAGAGCTGTGCCGGAGCTCTGCAAGCGGGACAGAGCAGTGA
- the TIRAP gene encoding toll/interleukin-1 receptor domain-containing adapter protein isoform X1: MAGWFRRLLQKPRQSSSCTGSSQNASTGCSASSSPSSSSSARSSSSSAGTAMPRAGRPAAVDISSSGSARWAKSYDVCICHSEVDLEFVEELVSYLESQPQSFRCFLQLRDAMAGSAIMTELCDAVQNSHCWVMLITPSFLQDPWCKYQMHQALAEAPMANGRTIPVLKDIDRKDYPRELRNLYYISTVLKENSFRQIRDTVLHYLEELCRSSASGTEQ; encoded by the exons ATGGCTG GGTGGTTTAGGCGGCTCCTGCAGAagcccaggcagagctccagcTGCACGGGGAGCAGTCAGAATGCCAGCACCGGGTGTTCGGCTTCCTcatcaccctcctcctcctcttcagccaggagctccagctcctccgccGGCACTGCCATGCCTCGGGCTGGCCGCCCGGCAGCAGTGGACATCAGCAGCTCGGGCAGTGCCCGCTGGGCCAAGAGCTACGACGTGTGCATCTGCCACAGTGAGGTGGACCTGGAGTTTGTGGAGGAGCTGGTGTCCTACTTGGAGAGCCAGCCCCAGAGCTTCCGCTGCTTCCTCCAGCTGCGGGACGCCATGGCAGGCAGTGCCATCATGACGGAGCTGTGCGACGCCGTGCAGAACAGCCACTGCTGGGTGATGCTCATCACCCCCAGCTTTCTCCAGGACCCCTGGTGCAAGTACCAGATGCACCAGGCGCTGGCTGAGGCCCCGATGGCCAATGGGCGCACCATCCCCGTGCTGAAGGACATCGACAGGAAGGACTACCCCAGGGAGCTGCGAAATCTTTACTACATCTCCACGGTGCTCAAGGAGAACAGCTTCAGGCAGATCAGAGACACTGTCCTGCACT ACCTGGAAGAGCTGTGCCGGAGCTCTGCAAGCGGGACAGAGCAGTGA